One genomic region from Nitrospira sp. encodes:
- a CDS encoding AI-2E family transporter translates to MNRRQIFAVCFFGVLLGLLYQMGLMFRPFVFPVLWAVILAHLCFPLHVRLTAWLGGKELHSAVILTLGALALVVVPLVVLSVMLVKEAGSAERAVREWIASGGVQQLPDRLSGLPGGGVAREWLERFTGQESDLEQFVLSSAKTFSKFIVAELSDLVRDVFMLVADFLVMVFTLFFFFKDGRHWLASLYGLIPLEASHKDKILVRLDQTIRAVVKGIVLTAVAQGLLAGAAYAVLGVPFPIVLMALTILLAPLPFGGTALIWGPVALYLLWTGALGKGLVMLAWGIGVVSTIDQILKPLFIGQGAQIPVLLLTFSVLGGLAAYGILGLFLGPILVGLFLTALQIYRDEYQPPASSLVQR, encoded by the coding sequence ATGAATCGACGACAGATTTTCGCAGTCTGCTTTTTCGGCGTCTTGCTGGGGCTGTTGTATCAGATGGGCCTCATGTTTCGCCCGTTCGTCTTTCCGGTGCTGTGGGCGGTGATCCTGGCGCATCTCTGCTTTCCGCTCCATGTGCGGTTGACGGCCTGGCTTGGCGGGAAGGAGTTGCATTCCGCCGTGATCCTGACGCTGGGCGCGCTCGCCTTGGTGGTGGTGCCGTTGGTCGTTCTCAGCGTGATGTTGGTCAAGGAGGCCGGATCCGCCGAACGCGCGGTGCGGGAGTGGATTGCTTCGGGAGGTGTTCAGCAGTTGCCGGACCGCCTCTCGGGACTTCCCGGCGGCGGGGTGGCGCGCGAGTGGTTGGAACGATTCACGGGACAGGAAAGCGACCTGGAGCAATTTGTGTTATCCAGCGCCAAGACGTTCAGCAAGTTCATCGTGGCTGAATTAAGCGATCTCGTGCGCGACGTGTTCATGTTGGTCGCCGACTTTCTCGTCATGGTGTTTACCCTGTTTTTTTTCTTCAAGGATGGCCGCCATTGGCTCGCGTCGCTCTACGGTCTGATTCCGCTCGAAGCCTCGCATAAAGACAAGATTCTCGTCCGCCTGGACCAAACCATTCGTGCCGTCGTGAAGGGGATTGTGCTGACGGCCGTCGCGCAGGGACTGCTCGCCGGGGCGGCCTATGCTGTGCTGGGAGTGCCTTTTCCAATCGTGTTGATGGCCCTGACCATCCTCCTGGCGCCGTTGCCGTTCGGCGGCACGGCGCTCATCTGGGGGCCGGTCGCACTGTATCTGCTGTGGACCGGGGCATTAGGCAAGGGGCTGGTCATGCTGGCGTGGGGAATCGGGGTCGTCTCGACCATCGATCAGATTTTGAAGCCGCTGTTTATCGGTCAGGGGGCGCAGATTCCCGTGTTGTTGCTGACCTTCAGTGTGCTGGGTGGTTTGGCTGCGTATGGCATTCTGGGTTTGTTTCTAGGACCGATTCTGGTCGGCCTCTTTCTCACCGCGTTGCAGATCTATCGGGACGAATATCAGCCGCCGGCCTCGTCGCTGGTTCAGCGCTGA
- a CDS encoding polymer-forming cytoskeletal protein: protein MMKKSGFVESDNITLLAKGVLLRGEIHVEGTVRIDGRLEGDLQTAGTVVIGEDGVVQGTITAGTIISSGKIKATVRATERLQLLKTGILIGEVHAPAFSMEDGAKFQGTSDMGVSSWGEDAQKLPANVRDISSQRPKAVAAVGENS from the coding sequence ATGATGAAGAAGTCCGGCTTTGTGGAAAGCGACAATATCACCCTGCTGGCCAAGGGCGTCTTGCTCAGGGGCGAAATTCATGTGGAAGGCACCGTCCGCATCGACGGTCGATTGGAAGGTGACCTGCAGACTGCCGGGACGGTCGTGATCGGTGAAGACGGGGTGGTGCAGGGGACCATTACCGCCGGGACGATCATCAGCAGCGGGAAGATCAAGGCGACGGTTCGGGCGACGGAACGACTGCAATTGCTCAAGACCGGGATCCTCATTGGCGAAGTGCATGCGCCAGCCTTCTCGATGGAGGATGGGGCCAAGTTCCAAGGCACGTCGGACATGGGCGTGTCGTCCTGGGGGGAGGATGCGCAGAAGCTCCCGGCCAATGTCCGTGATATTTCCTCTCAGCGGCCCAAGGCGGTTGCGGCGGTGGGCGAAAACTCCTGA